The proteins below come from a single Biomphalaria glabrata chromosome 10, xgBioGlab47.1, whole genome shotgun sequence genomic window:
- the LOC129928848 gene encoding toll-like receptor 4, which produces MPQRVRQSLLRNTLLIYITVSSVTISADVCSEKLSDGAVDPCISPYQDTVHYSPKFFPQVGTKIKAVTLSDDSKWKFGNKGDLIEKEYQCVCTPIFCDCSWLNLTTVPQNLPKSIVALNLAQNFIRDLPNCSFCNYTNLMHLDLTRNELTKFQVGSFWGLANLTILNLYNNTIFYSSKNFPAGVFEPLRSLRCLKINRNLHASYKRSFSYPDLALANLVSLESLYLDGISDLNFGKGFGKLTKLRTLVLAGHLEGFCQVGSLTNKTFRNLGQITSLNISSCNLRGENVSSDMFKPLVNLISLDVSFNLALGLSIFLAALKNVNTIEVLRMNFIDSSYLPSVTITQYMVQCLPSALRTLEAQGNNFESMAQGVLQYMPPNLSYVDVGGNRFLYGAYIQELKSLRNLKVLKINAGNDLHNIPKYVPKMSVCLRPGEVRTNDADPMLEPLVIRLPPKLLCLDMRNAGLKYLLSELTFDDNNSLESLLLSQNDFPGVYGPFKGLRKVKRLTLDQCFVNEINPYFFKEMDTLEELEINDNQLGGFFQENPNISIFKYLKKLTYIDLSNNALPVVHTRQFEGVNNLEEINLSQNNMWTFFINISAMDKLRVLNLSRTQHSSLPLETRQHIDFLLTSHEVKVDMSYTPILCECSNRDFLTWMTKSPAFDVTFANYVCPFDDSSFKEITDAFQTTMRNLNLKCADYTVLFLVVVCVTLSLVIFVAGAVLYRFRWRLRYMYYAAYLMFNGKIQKDKKLQNFPFDVFMSYANEDEEFILEELLPELNRRNVKVLVHGRDFAVGEFIGTNILTAIKQSRKTLVILTSYLIKSHWCNFEIQMANVESVNTGRPVLMFLILEAIHTTKLTSDLLYHLNNNTYTMYPHEETTGLFWDKLARDLLQP; this is translated from the exons ATGCCGCAGAGAGTGAGACAAAGTCTACTGAGAAATACTCTTCTTATTTATATTACTGTCTCCAGTGTAACAATATCAGCCGATGTCTGCTCCGAGAAATTATCGGATGGAGCAGTAGACCCGTGTATCTCTCCGTATCAAGATACAGTTCACTATTCTCCAAAGTTTTTTCCACAAGTAGGAACCAAAATAAAGGCAGTTACATTATCAGATGATTCTAAATGGAAATTCGGCAATAAGGGCGACTTGATTGAAAAGGAATATCAATGTGTTTGTACTCCAATCTTCTGTGACTGTTCTTGGCTCAACTTAACAACAGTGCCTCAGAACCTCCCCAAGTCTATAGTAGCGCTAAATCTAGCCCAGAATTTTATTCGAGACTTGCCAAATTGTAGCTTTTGTAACTACACGAATTTAATGCACTTAGATTTAACTCGGAATGAGCTGACGAAATTTCAAGTTGGCTCTTTTTGGGGCCTCGCTAATTTAACGATCTTAAATCTTTATAATAATACGATATTTTATTCCAGCAAAAATTTTCCAGCTGGAGTTTTTGAGCCGTTACGATCTTTAAggtgtttgaaaataaacaggAATTTGCATGCAAGCTATAAACGTAGCTTTAGCTACCCAGATTTAGCGCTTGCAAATCTCGTAAGCCTGGAATCACTCTATTTAGACGGTATCAGTGATTTAAACTTTGGTAAAGGATTTGGAAAGTTAACGAAATTAAGAACTTTGGTCCTGGCAGGTCACTTAGAGGGATTCTGCCAAGTTGGTAGCCTGACGAATAAAACGTTCCGAAACCTTGGCCAAATAACAAGTTTGAACATAAGCAGCTGTAACTTACGCGGGGAAAATGTTAGCTCAGACATGTTCAAGCCTTTGGTGAATTTAATTTCTTTGGATGTCAGCTTCAACTTAGCTTTAGGTCTAAGCATTTTCTTAGCCGCTTTGAAAAACGTGAACACCATAGAAGTTCTGAGAATGAACTTTATCGATTCAAGCTATCTCCCATCAGTGACCATTACCCAGTATATGGTTCAATGCTTGCCGTCTGCGCTGCGTACGTTGGAGGCCCAAGGAAACAATTTTGAATCCATGGCCCAAGGAGTTCTTCAGTACATGCCTCCTAATCTTAGCTATGTTGATGTTGGGGGCAACCGATTTCTCTATGGCGCTTATATCCAAGAACTGAAGAGTCTTCGTAACTTAAAAGTACTGAAAATAAACGCGGGGAATGATTTACATAACATTCCAAAGTATGTACCAAAAATGTCAGTTTGCTTAAGACCTGGAGAAGTTAGAACAAATGACGCAGACCCAATGCTTGAACCTTTAGTTATAAGGCTGCCACCAAAATTACTTTGTCTTGACATGCGCAATGCTGGTTTGAAATATCTTCTCTCTGAGCTGACGTTTGATGACAACAATTCCTTAGAGTCACTGCTCTTGAGTCAGAATGACTTCCCTGGCGTTTATGGCCCATTCAAAGGACTCAGGAAAGTGAAACGCCTGACACTAGATCAGTGCTTCGTTAATGAAATTAATccatatttttttaaggaaatggaCACATTAGAGGAACTGGAAATCAATGACAACCAATTGGGGGGCTTCtttcaagaaaatccaaatattagtatctttaaatatttaaagaaacttACATATATTGATTTGTCTAACAACGCATTACCGGTTGTCCACACGCGCCAATTCGAAGGCGTCAACAATCTGGAGGAAATCAATTTAAGTCAAAACAATATGTGGACATTTTTTATCAACATCAGCGCTATGGACAAATTAAGAGTGCTAAACCTGAGCCGTACCCAGCATTCGTCCCTGCCACTCGAGACCCGTCAACACATCGACTTCCTGTTGACGTCACACGAGGTTAAAGTTGACATGTCCTACACGCCCATTCTATGTGAATGCAGCAACAGAGACTTCCTGACCTGGATGACCAAGTCTCCGGCCTTTGATGTCACCTTCGCCAACTATGTGTGCCCCTTTGATGATAGCAGCTTCAAGGAGATCACTGATGCTTTTCAAACGACGATGCGAAACCTGAACCTGAAATGTGCTGACTACACCGTCCTTTTCTTGGTTGTCGTCTGCGTCACTCTAAGCTTAGTCATTTTTGTTGCAGGAgctgttttatatag ATTTCGATGGAGATTGCGGTATATGTACTACGCAGCCTACTTGATGTTCAATGGTAAAATACAGAAAGATAAAAAGCTTCAGAATTTTCCATTCGACGTCTTCATGTCGTATGCTAATGAGGACGAAGAATTTATCTTAGAGGAACTTTTACCAG AGCTGAATCGTCGCAATGTTAAAGTCTTGGTCCATGGACGAGATTTTGCTGTGGGCGAGTTTATAGGCACCAACATCCTGACGGCCATTAAACAAAGCAGGAAAACGTTAGTGATTCTGACGAGCTATCTGATAAAGAGTCACTGGTGTAACTTTGAGATCCAG ATGGCCAATGTGGAGTCGGTCAACACAG